From Rhizobium favelukesii, the proteins below share one genomic window:
- a CDS encoding DUF1330 domain-containing protein — MAKGYWIARVDVRETERYKDYVAAAKPAFEKYGANFLARGGAITELEGKARARNVVIEFPSMQHAVDCYNSPEYQIAAKIRQEIADAEMVVVEGI; from the coding sequence ATGGCAAAAGGATACTGGATCGCACGCGTCGACGTTCGCGAGACCGAGCGCTACAAGGACTATGTTGCGGCCGCCAAGCCGGCCTTCGAGAAGTATGGCGCCAACTTTCTCGCCCGCGGCGGCGCGATCACCGAGCTCGAGGGCAAGGCGCGGGCGCGCAACGTCGTAATCGAGTTCCCCTCCATGCAGCACGCCGTCGATTGCTACAATTCGCCCGAATACCAGATCGCCGCCAAAATCCGCCAGGAAATCGCCGATGCCGAGATGGTCGTCGTCGAAGGCATCTGA
- a CDS encoding complex I NDUFA9 subunit family protein, with protein sequence MTLANLPPLVTVFGGSGFIGRHIVRTLAKRGYRIRVAVRRPDLAGFLQPLGNVGQISFVQANLRYRNSVDRAVEGADYVVNCVGILHEAGRNSFEAVQEFGARAVAEAARAVGAKLIHISAIGAHAHSDSGYARTKGRAEAAIHAIKPDAIIYRPSVVFGPEDSFFNKFADMARIAPVLPLIGGGKTKFQPVYVVDVAEAVAKAVEGKVAVGEVYELGGPEVLTFRECLEIMLKATWRKNRLVSIPFGIASLIGSIASLVPFITPPITADQVRLLKKDNIVSKDAEAEDRTLKGIGVTPTLVSSVIGSYLVQYRPHGQYTGSGKAA encoded by the coding sequence ATGACCCTTGCCAACCTGCCGCCACTCGTCACCGTGTTCGGAGGGTCCGGCTTCATCGGCAGGCATATCGTGCGCACGCTCGCAAAGCGCGGCTACCGCATCCGCGTTGCCGTTCGCCGCCCGGATCTCGCCGGCTTCCTGCAGCCGCTCGGCAATGTCGGGCAGATATCCTTCGTCCAGGCGAACCTGCGCTACCGCAACTCCGTCGATCGCGCCGTCGAAGGCGCCGACTACGTCGTCAACTGCGTCGGCATCCTGCACGAAGCGGGCCGCAACTCGTTCGAGGCGGTTCAGGAATTCGGCGCGCGTGCCGTCGCTGAAGCGGCCCGCGCCGTCGGCGCCAAGCTGATCCACATCTCGGCGATCGGCGCGCACGCGCATTCCGACTCCGGATACGCCCGCACCAAGGGTCGCGCCGAAGCAGCGATCCACGCGATCAAGCCGGATGCCATCATCTACCGTCCATCAGTCGTCTTCGGTCCCGAGGACAGCTTCTTCAACAAGTTTGCCGACATGGCGCGCATCGCACCCGTTCTGCCACTGATCGGCGGCGGCAAAACGAAATTCCAGCCGGTCTACGTCGTGGACGTTGCCGAAGCCGTTGCCAAGGCTGTGGAGGGCAAGGTCGCCGTGGGCGAAGTCTATGAGCTTGGCGGACCTGAAGTGCTGACGTTCCGTGAATGTCTCGAGATCATGCTCAAGGCAACCTGGCGCAAGAATCGTTTGGTTTCGATCCCCTTCGGCATCGCGTCGCTCATCGGCAGCATCGCCTCGCTCGTTCCGTTCATCACACCGCCGATCACGGCCGACCAGGTGCGCCTGCTGAAGAAGGACAATATTGTTTCGAAGGACGCGGAAGCCGAAGACCGTACCTTGAAGGGCATCGGCGTCACACCAACCCTGGTGAGTTCGGTCATTGGTTCGTACCTCGTGCAGTATCGTCCGCACGGTCAGTATACCGGATCAGGCAAGGCCGCCTGA